A genomic region of Vitis vinifera cultivar Pinot Noir 40024 chromosome 7, ASM3070453v1 contains the following coding sequences:
- the LOC100252863 gene encoding glutaredoxin-C11 yields the protein MDRVEELARKNAAVIFTKSSCCMCHSIKTLFYDLGASPAIHELDKDARGREMEWALRRIGCNPSVPAVFVGGKFVGSAKDVITSHVDGSLKQMLIAARAIWF from the coding sequence ATGGATAGGGTGGAGGAGTTGGCGAGGAAGAATGCTGCAGTGATTTTCACCAAGAGCTCATGCTGCATGTGCCACAGCATCAAGACACTGTTCTACGATCTGGGTGCGAGCCCTGCGATTCATGAGCTCGATAAGGACGCTAGAGGAAGGGAAATGGAGTGGGCTTTGCGGCGGATAGGGTGCAACCCCTCCGTCCCTGCTGTGTTTGTAGGCGGAAAATTTGTTGGGTCTGCTAAAGATGTGATTACCAGCCATGTTGATGGGTCTCTAAAGCAAATGCTCATTGCAGCCAGAGCCATCTGGTTCTAG